One Micromonospora sp. WMMD1120 genomic region harbors:
- a CDS encoding glycoside hydrolase family 43 protein, whose product MSRVPARLCAVLVAALLLFTTWSAATPKEAAALDPTVGYLMAHFTGESSTNQQIYLAHSTDGLRWTDLNNGGLVLRSGIGTRGVRDPALVRSPAGDRYWIIATDLCIGCGQDWSTAINNGSRNLVVWESTDLVNWSSPWLLNVAGAIPDGRNAWAPEAIWNPATGDFVLYWATNVPLNGATKHRVYHARTTDFRSVTTPQVYINRSGNQEIIDTQIVEVPAGVGAYRYVRASRDAQITIEGSNSILGTWTTLGNLSGIGLTGAQVEGPMWMPFNARNEWVLYLDQYASGRGYLPVLTTNPSSPGSYRLPSSGSYDLGGTKKRHGSILNLTAAEQSRVLARWPNTTVNRIQSYNFPDRYVRHYDYDARIDPNVSPAQDGQWRLVPGLAGSGTVSIQSVNYPGYYLRHYGFDFRLEANDGSTTFAADATFRRVAGLADSSGTSFQSYSHPDRHIRHYGYLLRLDPINDAQSRADATFRVTG is encoded by the coding sequence ATGTCGAGAGTCCCCGCCCGGCTCTGCGCGGTGCTGGTCGCCGCGCTGCTGCTGTTCACCACCTGGTCGGCCGCGACGCCGAAGGAGGCCGCCGCGCTCGACCCGACCGTCGGCTACCTGATGGCGCACTTCACCGGCGAGTCGTCCACCAACCAGCAGATCTACCTGGCCCACAGCACCGACGGCCTCCGCTGGACCGACCTCAACAACGGCGGGCTGGTGCTGCGCTCCGGCATCGGCACCCGGGGCGTCCGCGACCCCGCCCTGGTCCGCTCGCCCGCCGGCGACCGCTACTGGATCATCGCCACGGACCTGTGCATCGGCTGCGGCCAGGACTGGTCGACCGCGATCAACAACGGCAGTCGCAACCTCGTCGTGTGGGAGTCCACCGACCTGGTCAACTGGTCCTCTCCGTGGCTGCTCAACGTGGCGGGCGCCATCCCGGACGGGCGCAACGCCTGGGCGCCGGAGGCGATCTGGAACCCGGCCACCGGTGACTTCGTCCTCTACTGGGCGACGAACGTCCCGCTCAACGGGGCGACCAAGCACCGCGTCTACCACGCGCGGACGACGGACTTCCGCAGCGTCACCACGCCGCAGGTCTACATCAACCGGTCCGGCAATCAGGAGATCATCGACACCCAGATCGTCGAGGTGCCGGCCGGCGTCGGCGCCTACCGGTACGTACGGGCGTCCCGGGACGCCCAGATCACCATCGAGGGCAGCAACTCCATCCTCGGCACCTGGACGACCCTCGGGAACCTCTCCGGCATCGGCCTCACCGGCGCGCAGGTCGAGGGCCCGATGTGGATGCCGTTCAACGCCCGCAACGAGTGGGTCCTCTACCTCGACCAGTACGCCAGCGGCCGTGGCTACCTGCCCGTGCTGACCACCAACCCGTCGAGCCCGGGCAGCTACCGGCTGCCGTCGTCGGGCTCGTACGACCTGGGTGGCACGAAGAAACGGCACGGCTCGATCCTCAACCTGACGGCGGCCGAGCAGAGCCGGGTGCTCGCCCGGTGGCCGAACACCACCGTCAACCGGATCCAGTCGTACAACTTCCCGGACCGGTACGTCCGGCACTACGACTACGACGCCCGCATCGACCCGAACGTCAGCCCGGCCCAGGACGGGCAGTGGCGGCTCGTGCCCGGCCTGGCCGGCTCCGGCACCGTCTCCATCCAGTCGGTCAACTACCCCGGCTACTACCTGCGGCACTACGGGTTCGACTTCCGGCTGGAAGCCAACGACGGCTCCACCACCTTCGCCGCCGACGCCACCTTCCGGCGGGTCGCCGGGCTGGCCGACTCCTCGGGGACGTCGTTCCAGTCCTACAGCCACCCGGACCGCCACATCCGGCACTACGGCTACCTGCTCCGGCTCGACCCGATCAACGACGCCCAGAGCCGCGCCGACGCCACCTTCCGGGTGACCGGCTGA